A single region of the Thermoanaerobacterium aotearoense genome encodes:
- the hisA gene encoding 1-(5-phosphoribosyl)-5-[(5-phosphoribosylamino)methylideneamino]imidazole-4-carboxamide isomerase → MLIIPAIDIIDGKCVRLTMGDYEKSTVYYEKPDDAAKAWRDHGAKRIHVVDLEGAKEGRLVNLPSIEKIRKVFDKEIEVGGGIRNIETVSELFNVGVDYIILGSVAVHDRRLLLEITKKYKDKIIVGIDAKDGYVATKGWLEKSHIKDDELAKEIKDMGLSTVIYTDIKKDGMMKGPNFGAIRNIVNTQLNVIASGGIATLDDIQRLKDIGVFGAIIGKALYTGRISLKDALEVL, encoded by the coding sequence ATGCTTATTATACCTGCTATAGATATAATAGATGGTAAATGTGTGAGACTTACAATGGGCGATTATGAGAAAAGCACAGTGTACTATGAAAAGCCTGATGATGCAGCAAAGGCTTGGAGGGATCATGGTGCTAAAAGAATTCATGTGGTGGATTTAGAAGGGGCGAAGGAAGGACGCCTTGTAAATTTGCCGTCTATAGAGAAAATAAGAAAAGTATTTGACAAAGAAATAGAAGTCGGTGGCGGAATAAGAAACATTGAAACTGTTTCAGAACTTTTTAATGTAGGTGTTGATTACATTATTTTAGGTAGTGTAGCAGTACATGATAGGCGATTGCTTTTAGAGATTACTAAAAAATATAAAGATAAAATCATTGTAGGAATTGATGCAAAAGACGGATATGTTGCTACGAAGGGATGGCTTGAAAAAAGCCACATAAAAGACGATGAACTCGCAAAAGAGATTAAAGATATGGGTCTTAGTACAGTCATATACACAGACATTAAGAAAGACGGAATGATGAAGGGGCCTAATTTTGGTGCAATAAGAAATATTGTCAATACACAGTTAAATGTCATTGCTTCTGGAGGCATTGCCACTTTAGATGACATACAGAGACTAAAAGACATTGGAGTATTTGGGGCTATAATAGGCAAAGCTCTTTATACAGGCAGAATAAGTTTAAAGGACGCATTGGAGGTCTTATAA
- the hisC gene encoding histidinol-phosphate transaminase: MIYDLIRDEIKNFKNYEVTTIECMYKMDANETPFGLPEATMNNLQEIVKNANVNRYPDPVSLKLRDKLAEYCGTSRENIFVGNGSDEIIHILMNAFVSKNDCVVYPVPSFSMYKVYSQIAGARNVEVALKDDYSYNVDEIINAINRFKPKMVILCNPNNPTGTTLDRDDIVKILEVNDGITVVDEAYYEFFGETVVDLIGKYERLTVLRTLSKAYGLAGLRVGYAVSNSDMVSCLNMVKSPYNVNSISQAIALSVLEEVRVDEKVDYIKNERKFLQDGLKEIGDLKVYDSKANFLLIEFDDADYVYNKLLEKGILVRNFSGDKNLSNTLRVTIGTREANSYFLKCLKEILI; the protein is encoded by the coding sequence ATGATATACGATTTGATTAGGGATGAGATAAAGAATTTTAAGAATTACGAAGTCACCACAATAGAATGTATGTATAAAATGGACGCAAATGAGACTCCTTTTGGCCTTCCTGAAGCTACTATGAATAATCTCCAGGAAATAGTAAAAAATGCGAATGTCAATAGGTATCCAGACCCTGTAAGTTTAAAATTGAGGGATAAATTAGCGGAATACTGTGGCACATCCAGAGAAAACATCTTTGTAGGAAATGGGTCTGATGAGATAATTCACATTTTGATGAATGCATTTGTCTCAAAGAATGATTGTGTCGTATACCCAGTACCATCTTTTAGCATGTACAAAGTGTATTCTCAAATAGCTGGTGCAAGAAATGTAGAAGTGGCTTTGAAAGATGATTACAGTTACAATGTCGATGAAATCATAAATGCAATAAATAGATTTAAGCCCAAGATGGTCATTCTATGCAATCCCAACAATCCCACAGGCACTACATTGGATAGAGACGACATAGTAAAAATACTGGAAGTCAATGATGGAATTACAGTTGTTGATGAGGCTTACTATGAGTTTTTTGGAGAGACAGTGGTTGATTTGATCGGGAAATATGAAAGGCTTACTGTTTTAAGAACCCTTTCAAAGGCGTATGGCCTTGCAGGGCTGAGAGTTGGATATGCGGTATCAAATTCTGATATGGTTAGTTGCCTTAATATGGTCAAATCGCCCTACAATGTAAACAGCATATCGCAAGCAATTGCATTAAGTGTGCTAGAAGAAGTACGAGTTGATGAAAAAGTTGATTACATCAAAAATGAAAGAAAGTTTTTACAAGACGGATTGAAGGAAATAGGCGATCTAAAAGTGTACGATTCGAAAGCTAATTTTCTGCTTATAGAATTTGACGATGCTGATTATGTTTATAATAAACTATTAGAAAAAGGTATACTTGTTAGAAATTTTTCGGGAGACAAAAATCTCTCTAATACACTTCGCGTGACGATTGGAACGAGAGAGGCAAATAGCTATTTTTTAAAATGCCTTAAGGAGATATTAATATGA
- the hisB gene encoding imidazoleglycerol-phosphate dehydratase HisB codes for MREAEIRRKTNETDVYVKINIDGKGISSIDTGIGFLDHMLTLFSKHGLFDLQVVAKGDLQVDTHHTVEDVGITLGQALLKALSDKTSIKRYGVSYVPMDEALLRTVVDISGRPYLYYKLRIDSTSLGNFETETVEDFFRAFAFNSLITLHVEMLHGRNTHHIIEGAFKSLGRALDEATKIDDRVDGVPSTKGSL; via the coding sequence ATGAGAGAAGCAGAAATTAGAAGAAAAACAAATGAAACAGATGTATATGTGAAAATAAACATTGATGGGAAAGGAATTTCATCAATTGATACTGGAATAGGCTTTTTAGATCATATGTTAACCCTCTTTTCAAAACATGGCCTTTTCGATTTGCAAGTTGTTGCAAAAGGGGATTTGCAAGTTGATACGCATCATACTGTTGAAGATGTAGGCATAACGCTGGGACAGGCTCTCTTAAAAGCTTTAAGCGACAAGACGTCGATTAAGCGTTATGGTGTTTCATACGTTCCTATGGACGAGGCACTTTTAAGAACGGTGGTTGACATAAGTGGAAGGCCATATCTTTACTACAAATTGAGGATTGACTCCACCTCGCTTGGGAACTTTGAAACAGAAACCGTAGAAGATTTTTTTAGAGCATTTGCATTTAATTCTTTGATTACGCTTCATGTAGAAATGCTGCATGGCAGAAACACACATCATATAATAGAAGGTGCTTTCAAATCGTTAGGACGTGCATTAGATGAAGCAACGAAAATAGATGATAGAGTGGATGGAGTACCATCAACGAAAGGTTCATTATAA
- the hisH gene encoding imidazole glycerol phosphate synthase subunit HisH gives MIGIVDYGMGNLRSVEKAFQFMGYNAKIIDDLKDIKDAAALVLPGVGAFPDAMEILNKRGISNAIKKEVQKGKMLLGICLGMQLLFDRSFEVRETEGLHILKGEIDVIKTDLKVPHIGWNSLIIKKDNQLLNGVRDGDSVYFVHSYYLSNGDSNDICATVDYGISIPAVVCKDNVFSCQFHPEKSGDVGLRILKNFAEMI, from the coding sequence ATGATAGGCATTGTAGATTATGGAATGGGGAATTTAAGAAGTGTAGAAAAAGCATTCCAATTTATGGGATATAATGCAAAAATCATTGATGATTTAAAAGACATCAAAGATGCTGCAGCACTGGTATTGCCTGGGGTAGGAGCTTTTCCTGATGCTATGGAGATATTGAATAAAAGAGGAATTTCGAATGCAATTAAAAAAGAAGTGCAAAAAGGAAAGATGCTATTAGGTATATGCCTTGGCATGCAACTTTTGTTTGATAGAAGCTTTGAGGTTAGAGAGACTGAAGGATTGCACATTTTAAAAGGTGAAATAGATGTGATTAAGACAGATTTAAAAGTTCCACATATAGGTTGGAATTCTCTTATCATAAAAAAGGATAATCAGCTTTTAAATGGGGTAAGGGATGGAGACAGTGTATACTTTGTTCATTCATATTATCTTTCAAATGGGGATTCAAATGATATATGCGCTACAGTTGATTATGGAATTTCAATACCTGCCGTTGTATGTAAAGACAATGTATTTTCTTGCCAATTTCATCCTGAAAAAAGCGGTGATGTTGGACTTAGAATATTAAAGAATTTTGCTGAAATGATATGA